The Herminiimonas arsenitoxidans genome window below encodes:
- the infB gene encoding translation initiation factor IF-2 — MASNNVAQFATELKMPADVLLTQLRDAGVEKSSTSDELSKSDKDKLLDHLRRAHGVAPDGEKKKITLTRKETTEIKQADATGKSRTIQVEVRKKRTFVKRDEAAPEEAPVKVAAPVIDEAEVERRAEEARRQAELIARQEADLREKQERLAKLEAEKEAQAKALQKAEVEAKKADAEKPVEVKADESAIEEKKRVAAEESKKKAALVAKEVAKEATEKAAATEIARKAVADEVAQIKAMMNAPRRAIKAPEPAPVVAKPKAPEGTLHKPADKKPGEKKDEKKPAVAADKKSIKSANVSSTWQDDAKKRGAGIKTRGNTGGGRDGWRAGPKGRRPSHHDDRESNFQAPTEAVVKDVQVPETITVAELAHKMSVKASEVIKHLMKLGQMCTINQVLDQETAMILVEEMGHTAHAAKLDDPEALLEIGAEHADIEALPRAPVVTVMGHVDHGKTSLLDYIRRAKVASGEAGGITQHIGAYHVETPRGMITFLDTPGHEAFTAMRARGAKATDIVILVVAADDGVMPQTKEAIAHAKAAGVPLVVAINKIDKPGANMDRVKQELVAEQVVPEEYGGDSPFIPVSAKTGEGIDALLEQVLLQAEVLELKAPVDAPARGLVVEAKLDKGRGPVATILVQSGTLKRGDVVLAGSAYGRVRAMLDENGKSITEAGPSIPVEIQGLTEVPNAGEEVMVMADERKAREIGLFRQGKFRDVKLAKQQAAKLENMFENMGEGEVKNLPMIIKTDVQGSQEALVGSLQKLSTSEVRVQVVHAAVGGITESDVNLAVASKAVIIGFNTRADAQARKLAEANGVDIRYYNIIYDAVDEIKAAMSGMLSPEKREQALGLVEIRQVILVSKVGAIAGCYVLEGVAKRGSSVRLLRDNVVVWTGELDSLKRFKDDVKEVKAGFECGLTLKNFNDIKEGDQLEVFEVQEIARTL; from the coding sequence AAAATTACGTTGACGCGCAAGGAAACAACTGAAATCAAGCAAGCGGATGCCACCGGCAAATCGCGCACGATTCAAGTTGAAGTACGTAAAAAACGCACTTTCGTAAAACGCGATGAAGCGGCTCCTGAAGAAGCACCAGTCAAAGTTGCAGCACCTGTTATTGATGAAGCAGAAGTAGAGCGCCGTGCTGAAGAAGCGCGTCGCCAGGCTGAATTGATCGCACGTCAGGAAGCTGATCTGCGTGAAAAGCAAGAGCGTCTCGCCAAGCTGGAAGCTGAGAAAGAAGCACAAGCTAAAGCTTTGCAAAAAGCTGAAGTAGAAGCGAAGAAAGCTGATGCCGAGAAACCGGTAGAAGTCAAAGCTGACGAATCGGCAATCGAAGAGAAAAAACGCGTAGCAGCGGAAGAAAGCAAGAAAAAAGCAGCCTTGGTAGCGAAAGAAGTTGCGAAAGAAGCGACTGAAAAAGCGGCTGCAACCGAGATCGCTCGTAAAGCGGTTGCGGATGAAGTTGCACAAATCAAAGCAATGATGAATGCGCCACGTCGCGCCATCAAAGCACCGGAACCTGCGCCAGTTGTAGCAAAACCAAAAGCGCCTGAAGGTACTTTGCATAAGCCTGCTGATAAAAAGCCGGGCGAGAAAAAAGACGAGAAAAAACCTGCTGTTGCTGCAGACAAGAAGTCGATCAAATCGGCGAATGTCTCATCGACTTGGCAAGATGATGCGAAAAAACGCGGTGCCGGCATCAAAACGCGCGGCAATACCGGCGGTGGCCGTGATGGCTGGCGCGCAGGTCCTAAGGGCCGTCGCCCTTCGCACCATGATGATCGCGAAAGCAATTTCCAGGCACCAACTGAAGCTGTCGTAAAAGACGTGCAAGTACCAGAAACGATTACCGTCGCAGAATTGGCGCACAAGATGTCGGTCAAGGCATCAGAAGTCATCAAGCATTTGATGAAGCTGGGCCAAATGTGCACGATCAATCAGGTGCTCGATCAAGAAACAGCAATGATTCTGGTCGAAGAAATGGGCCACACTGCACATGCAGCGAAACTGGATGATCCAGAAGCGTTGCTGGAAATCGGTGCAGAACATGCTGATATCGAAGCCTTGCCACGTGCACCGGTCGTTACCGTCATGGGTCACGTCGATCACGGTAAAACATCGTTGCTGGATTACATCCGTCGCGCCAAGGTTGCATCCGGCGAAGCTGGTGGTATTACACAGCACATCGGCGCATACCACGTAGAAACACCACGCGGCATGATCACCTTCCTCGATACACCAGGCCATGAAGCATTTACGGCTATGCGTGCACGCGGTGCGAAAGCAACCGATATCGTGATTCTGGTGGTGGCAGCTGACGACGGTGTGATGCCGCAAACCAAAGAAGCAATTGCGCATGCGAAAGCAGCAGGCGTGCCTTTGGTTGTTGCAATCAACAAGATCGATAAACCGGGCGCGAACATGGATCGCGTCAAGCAGGAACTGGTTGCTGAACAAGTCGTGCCGGAAGAATACGGCGGCGATTCACCATTCATCCCAGTGTCCGCTAAAACGGGTGAAGGCATTGATGCCTTGCTCGAACAAGTATTGTTGCAAGCTGAAGTGTTGGAATTGAAAGCACCGGTTGATGCGCCTGCACGTGGTTTGGTGGTTGAAGCCAAGCTCGATAAAGGTCGCGGTCCGGTTGCAACGATTCTGGTGCAATCCGGTACTCTGAAACGCGGCGATGTCGTGTTAGCAGGTTCGGCTTATGGTCGTGTTCGTGCGATGCTGGATGAAAACGGTAAGAGCATTACCGAAGCCGGCCCATCGATTCCGGTCGAAATCCAAGGTCTGACAGAAGTGCCGAATGCCGGCGAAGAAGTCATGGTCATGGCTGACGAACGCAAAGCGCGTGAAATCGGTTTGTTCCGTCAAGGTAAATTCCGCGACGTGAAACTGGCGAAACAGCAAGCGGCGAAACTGGAAAACATGTTCGAGAACATGGGCGAAGGCGAAGTCAAAAACCTGCCGATGATCATCAAGACCGACGTGCAAGGTTCGCAAGAAGCGCTGGTTGGCTCCTTGCAAAAACTGTCGACCAGCGAAGTGCGCGTACAAGTCGTGCATGCAGCGGTGGGTGGCATTACCGAGTCCGACGTCAACTTGGCGGTTGCATCGAAAGCGGTCATCATCGGCTTTAATACACGTGCAGATGCACAGGCGCGCAAACTGGCAGAAGCCAACGGCGTTGATATCCGTTACTACAACATCATTTATGATGCAGTAGACGAGATCAAAGCTGCGATGTCCGGCATGTTGTCACCTGAGAAACGTGAACAGGCCTTGGGTCTGGTCGAGATTCGCCAAGTTATTCTGGTCAGCAAAGTCGGCGCGATTGCCGGTTGCTACGTACTCGAAGGTGTTGCCAAACGTGGTTCGTCGGTACGCTTGTTGCGTGACAACGTAGTCGTCTGGACTGGCGAGCTTGATTCCTTGAAACGCTTCAAGGATGACGTGAAGGAAGTCAAAGCTGGTTTCGAATGCGGTTTGACACTGAAAAACTTCAACGACATCAAAGAAGGCGATCAACTCGAAGTCTTCGAAGTGCAGGAAATCGCGCGTACGCTGTAA
- the rbfA gene encoding 30S ribosome-binding factor RbfA — translation MAKHSKSIPGRGLRVADQIQRDLSEIVAFELKDPRVGMITITEVQVTPDYAHAKVFFTMLSDNKDEIKNTVAGLSAASGYIRGQLGRRLSIHTLPELHFVHDTSTARGIEMSKLIDEANASRAKDAED, via the coding sequence ATGGCCAAACATAGTAAATCCATCCCAGGACGCGGTCTGCGCGTCGCAGATCAGATCCAGCGCGATCTGTCTGAAATTGTCGCGTTCGAGTTGAAAGACCCGCGCGTCGGGATGATCACGATTACCGAAGTTCAGGTCACACCGGATTATGCGCACGCCAAAGTGTTCTTCACGATGCTGAGCGACAACAAGGACGAGATCAAGAATACGGTAGCGGGCCTGAGCGCAGCTTCGGGTTACATACGCGGTCAACTGGGTCGTCGTTTGTCGATTCATACTTTGCCGGAACTGCATTTTGTGCATGACACATCGACTGCGCGTGGCATAGAAATGTCCAAGCTGATCGATGAAGCCAATGCCAGTCGTGCCAAGGATGCGGAAGACTAA
- the truB gene encoding tRNA pseudouridine(55) synthase TruB has translation MATNKIKKKRVPVHGVLLLDKQVGVSSNDALIKAKWLLSALKAGHTGTLDPFATGLLPLCFGEATKFAQDLLDADKTYETVVHLGITTNTGDTEGETIATADVAVTREQIDAVLAQFRGDIMQVPPMYSALKRDGKPLYEYAREGITLEREARPVTIHLLEFIDYQAPFLTLRVRCSKGTYIRVLGEDIGAALGCGAHLNALRRVQVGDLLIDAAVTIEQLAATDEDARTSLLAPVDALLTSFPALYLSEELAKRFLHGQRLALGKENVAIPPEEGRVRIYREADGVLLGTGLMQSFGVLAPERLISTSASNPI, from the coding sequence ATGGCGACAAATAAAATCAAAAAAAAGCGTGTGCCTGTGCATGGCGTATTGCTGCTCGATAAGCAAGTCGGCGTATCCAGCAACGATGCCTTGATCAAAGCAAAATGGTTGTTGAGTGCACTGAAGGCAGGACATACGGGCACGCTGGATCCTTTTGCTACCGGTTTGTTGCCACTATGTTTTGGTGAGGCAACCAAGTTCGCGCAGGATTTGCTTGATGCGGACAAGACGTATGAAACCGTAGTCCATCTCGGTATCACGACCAATACGGGCGATACCGAAGGCGAGACAATTGCTACGGCTGATGTGGCTGTTACGCGCGAGCAAATTGATGCGGTACTGGCGCAGTTCCGTGGCGATATCATGCAGGTGCCGCCTATGTACTCCGCGCTCAAGCGCGACGGCAAGCCCTTGTACGAATATGCGCGTGAAGGCATCACGCTTGAACGTGAAGCACGTCCCGTGACGATTCATTTGCTGGAATTTATAGACTATCAGGCACCTTTCCTCACCCTACGTGTTCGTTGCAGCAAGGGGACTTACATTCGCGTTCTGGGTGAAGACATTGGTGCGGCATTGGGTTGTGGCGCGCATTTGAATGCCTTGCGACGTGTGCAAGTTGGTGACTTATTAATTGATGCAGCCGTCACCATAGAACAACTTGCGGCCACGGATGAGGACGCACGTACTTCATTATTGGCGCCGGTCGATGCATTGTTGACATCTTTCCCTGCACTTTATTTATCGGAAGAGTTGGCAAAACGCTTCTTGCATGGTCAGCGCTTGGCGTTGGGCAAGGAAAATGTAGCTATCCCGCCGGAAGAAGGTCGTGTACGCATCTATCGCGAGGCCGATGGCGTGTTGCTGGGCACTGGCTTGATGCAGTCGTTTGGCGTGCTGGCACCGGAGCGTTTGATTTCCACCAGCGCAAGTAATCCGATATAA